A genomic region of Antennarius striatus isolate MH-2024 chromosome 16, ASM4005453v1, whole genome shotgun sequence contains the following coding sequences:
- the LOC137609390 gene encoding sodium- and chloride-dependent GABA transporter 2-like — MTAIQSDNLTVKWTSGNLTVSSVSEFWERGVLSMSEGIEVIGTVQWELLLCQLACWVSCYFCIWKGVRSTGKVVYVTALFPYLMLAILMVRGVTLPGAWQGVVYYLYPDLSRLTDLQVWLDACTQVLFSYGLVGGTLITLGSYNKVKNNCYKDSLWLCLLNGCTSFVAGFAVFSVLGFMAEKQGLPVDKVVQSGAGLAFIAFPQAVAMMPLPQLWAVCFFIMLIMLGLDTLFAGLETITASVTDMFPKEMRRPWRREIFLIIFCLVFFLIQIIFTTQGGIYLFQLIDQYALNGAGVLVLCVIESVAVGWAFGAERMCDVVEGMTGQRPCLLFKLCWHYITPLIFMASFICMLLNYQPLTSSRGYVYPDWAYALGWTMACFTVVPVPIWAVVKIWTINGTLKERLLVLWYPAREPANSETNEDNLLNEPEMRTTSVSFHDTNYNENEMK, encoded by the exons ATGACTGCAATTCAAAGTGATAATCTGACAGTAAAGTGGACATCTGGAAATCTCACCGTGTCTTCAGTCTCTGAATTCTGGGA GAGAGGAGTGCTATCTATGTCTGAAGGAATCGAGGTAATTGGTACAGTACAATGGGAGCTGCTGTTGTGTCAACTTGCCTGTTGGGTGAGCTGCTATTTCTGCATCTGGAAAGGAGTCCGCTCTACAGGAAAG GTGGTGTATGTCACGGCTCTGTTCCCCTATCTGATGCTAGCCATCTTGATGGTCAGGGGAGTGACTCTGCCTGGAGCTTGGCAAGGTGTTGTCTATTACCTTTATCCAGATCTGTCTCGTCTGACTGACCTTCAG GTGTGGTTGGACGCTTGTACTCAGGTACTGTTCTCATATGGTCTTGTTGGAGGAACACTAATCACACTGGGAAGCTACAACAAAGTCAAGAACAACTGTTACAA ggaCAGTCTGTGGCTATGTCTGCTCAATGGTTGCACCAGCTTTGTTGCTGGGTTTGCAGTTTTCTCTGTTCTGGGCTTCATGGCAGAGAAGCAGGGACTCCCTGTTGACAAGGTCGTTCAGTCAG GTGCTGGGCTGGCGTTCATCGCTTTTCCTCAAGCTGTCGCCATGATGCCCCTGCCTCAGCTGTGGGCTGTCTGCTTCTTCATTATGCTCATTATGTTGGGACTGGACACGCTG TTTGCAGGTTTGGAAACTATAACAGCATCTGTAACTGACATGTTCCCAAAAGAAATGCGCAGACCTTGGCGCAGAGAAATCTTTCTCATCATCTTCTGCTTGGTCTTCTTTCTCATACAAATTATTTTCACCACTCAG GGTGGCATATACCTGTTCCAGCTGATTGACCAGTATGCTCTAAATGGAGCAGGTGTATTGGTTTTGTGTGTGATCGAATCTGTTGCAGTTGGCTGGGCTTTTG GTGCTGAACGGATGTGTGATGTAGTCGAAGGGATGACAGGACAAAGACCATGTCTTCTATTCAAACTGTGCTGGCACTACATCACCCCACTAATCTTCATG GCCTCCTTCATCTGCATGTTGCTGAATTACCAGCCCCTGACATCCAGCCGTGGTTATGTATACCCAGACTGGGCCTATGCTCTGGGCTGGACCATGGCCTGCTTTACTGTAGTTCCAGTACCAATCTGGGCTGTTGTTAAGATCTGGACTATTAATGGCACCTTAAAGGAG CGTCTGTTGGTTCTGTGGTATCCTGCTCGTGAGCCTGCCAACTCAGAGACCAATGAGGACAATCTCCTGAATGAACCAGAGATGAGAACAACCTCAGTCTCTTTTCATGACACAAattacaatgaaaatgaaatgaaatga